Below is a genomic region from Helicoverpa armigera isolate CAAS_96S chromosome 12, ASM3070526v1, whole genome shotgun sequence.
ctttattagaGTTGTATAGAAAAAttgattaaagttaaaaaaaaatagcagcttagcttttccaatattttcatTGCTAGGCGTTACCGAGATGTTCCCGAGACATACAACTACACATATCTGGAGGCTTACGAGAAGTCCTTCTGTCTCTTCTGGTGCACTGACACGAGGGTCGCTACGGCAGTAGCCACGAGAACTGTTCGGGTGAGTCATATCTTCACAAACTAGGGGTTTCTATAACATATCTGTTGTTTTAAGATCAGAGATTGAAAGACATCATTTTTGAAGAACTGCCTAGCTGTGCAGAGGTATCGGGTTCAATTCTCTTACCGAAACCGCTTTGAGGtttgcactataatatgtcctgcgcagttgactAATCTCCTTAATTTGTGAACCGCCACCGTGGTAGATAATCGTCTAGCTATATCATAGCTATAtcatatcattatcatcaatttATAAAGAGCTTAATTATATCGAAATTCAATCTGCAATCACAAATTAAAGGATAGATATGTCATAGAATTCCGCAGTTAGTGTAGTGAGACGTGAATTAATATGTAAACTGCCTAGTCTTTTTGCAACTTTGTATGCAGTCAGTTCACAGTTTAACAGAATGAAAACTGATATTCATAACGTGCTAGGTTTATTAAAGGAACATTTACTTAATATAGAATTTTCTGAAAGTAGGTAATAGAACCTAGTAAATCTTCTATTCATGATGAAATGAATTAGGTTCTGTATGGTCTTCAACTTAGCACATAAACTACAATTACAGAAATTGGTACCGGAGCAAGTAAATGTATGCTGCGAAGGTTACATCCAAGATGAAACAACAGACAACAACAGGTAAAAGAAATCAATCATTTTAGGCTCAACATTTTACTCacgaaaagtatttttttcagcatTCACTGCAAGCCGTATTGTTCACCCTCTTGCATAAACGGCTACTGCAAGTCTCCAGGAGTTTGTACCTGCGACCTTGGCTACATGCCTGACATCTTTGATGCACACAACTGTTCTGCCCTCTGCATTAAAGGATGCGAACACGGTACCTGCACATCACCCAACACGTGCGAATGTGATCAAGGATATGAACTTATCAACGACGTATGCGAACCAATCTGCTCAGACCCATGCGAACACGGAGCTTGCGTAGCCCCAGAAACCTGTCAATGTATCCCTGGCTACAAGAAATCTGAATACAACATATGCGAGCCATATTGCTCCGGCTACACCGCAATCGGTGAATGTATTGTCACGATCACTTGTGAACCAGGCTGGGAAAAAGTATTCAATGGCCAAATGGAAGTATGCGAACCGTATTGCTCAAAACCTTGCGAAAACAGCACGTGTGTAGCCCCGGACACTTGTGAATGCTTGCATGGATACGAAAAGTCTTTCTACGAGATACGGTCGCTGGACCATATTTGTCAGCCTATATGTTCTGGTTGTGAGCACGGTACCTGCGTAAGTCCACAAACGTGTGTTTGCGACCCTGGATGGTACAAAATGGAGTCAAGCGGGACATGCCTGCCGCACTGCGATGAGAAATGTGATAACGGGCGGTGCGTGGCTCCGAATACCTGTGAATGCCTACCGGGATACgaagataaaaataacactggGTGCGTTCCGGTCTGTGAGAAATGTGAAGGTAGCTGCGTTGCTCCCAATACGTGTGTTTGTGAACCCCCAGAGGAAGCGATGCTTGTGAATGAAGAAGGTGCGCCGTGTGATTGTACTGAAAACTGTTCTGTTGAACCTAATAGATGTGAAAGAACAGTATGTGTGCTAACTACTACAGAGAGTGTGGCTACAACTGAGCACGTGGAAGATGTTGAAGAGACGACAAAGTCGACAATTCTGAGTACAACTGTGGTTCCGATAGATTTGAACACAGTTGACAAGCCGAACAGTGATCCTAATGTATTAGTAATTGAAAAAGTATCTTGGTaagttaaatgtttattttactacttattaatacttttagtgacaaaatattattttatattgtttttttttgtacaggAACAATTACAACTGGGTGTACGCATTGTCTATtcttattttgataattataacTCTGATTGCTGTAGCCATTTTGAAGaggaaatatttaaaagcattgaaggaaaaaatgtttaattcacgtggtatgtatttatttacagttatgttttaaaatactgACTTTTTCAAAGTCCTTTATAATGATAATTTCATGGTTTTTAATGCCAACATTAACGTTAGTGTACTCTATGAATTTTAcaaatacttaagtacctataccttTTTTTCCAGATGGTGATTTAACAACTGTTGttcattataaacaaaacagttcTTAAACTAGGATTAGCAAAAACATAACgtctaagaaaaaatatatgtataggtaattttatgtttattttcacgtttaaaaaaaaataatacatacttggttataaaacatgtattgttatttattctaTAAGATCCACATATACAGCATACTCAACGAATTATGATAAAACTATGaagttgttaatttttatatcaattgtgCTACTTAATATAgtgcatacatacatattattgtttctcaaaaCTTAAACTATACTAGAAAAAACCAGATTGTAAGTATTTGCACGAcgcaaaaataaagtaaacaaatgcCGTATTGAAACAAATGAtacttttctacaaaaaaactttaagCAGCCACTATTCTTATTCATTACATTTAACACACTTTCATACAAAAGTTACATTCATTTATACATTTTCCGTCACGCCCTCGAATGGTTGAAATCTGGAAAAAGGAATTACTATTATTATCCACTGCTTCTATATTAATCTTACAGataggaaaaatattatatagtacttaaaataaaacatacacaaTCAAATCATGTATAGGTACTATCATTATCGTCCATATGGATCTACatcccgcatccggataaaaagtctaGGATACAAAGGACAGTCCAGCTTCCCAACAGAGAAATACTTTTTCAAAGAAGTTTTGGAGGCTTTAAGggcacaaacaaaatatattttcctcttCTCTGTACTAAATTaagaagctgaagagtttgtttgttggtgTTTTTGCTTGAATTTGCTAATCTCAGGCACTACTGgtcggatttgaaaaaatatttcagtgttagatagtctatttatcgaggaaggctataagctttttatccaggttcgtacatattccacgggacgcgggtgaaactgcgggaaaacggctggtTATTAATATTTAGGACAGGTAAACAGTGACGCGACATACCGTGTCCTCGCCTCCTGCATCGCGTGTAAGTCATCCTGATGATGACAGCGAGAAGAGTGCCGTAAGCAAACCCGCAGGCTGTCATTACTATGACTGTTTCCAAAGAATACTGCTGAGCTGGCTTCTCTTTAACGTCTGGATCCGGGCTGAAATTGCACAACACATAAGACCCAACCGAAAAGTGCTAAAGTGGAGATCaaggactagcaagcgcagcgtaggacggcCACCAACAAGATGGACAGTCGACCTTATAAaagtcgccggaagacgctggatgcaggtcgctttcAATCAGTATATGTGGAGATCTTAAGGggaagcctatgttcagcagtggacaaataaatactaagaaagtaagtataacttacaaaagttaaatatgtaCTTGTGTGATCCGGAAACCTTTTGCTTATAAATATAACAGTGATGATGGTAACTGCCTATGACCTATACCAAGTGTTGATTGGCCATTGGCTTCAGCAGTGGACTGCAATTGGCAgacgtgatgatgatgataacagtGCTATTGTATTTActatttacttaaatacttaCTCATCAGCTTGTCTACTGTCAATATTGaccgttttattttttggctGTTTTTTACGCTTGACTGGACCCTCTGTGGTAGAACCAGTTTTATTTGTTCCCATTCCTGTTGTTAAATTCTctccatttaaattattttgtgtagaaTTATTAGATCCTTTTCCCAACATTCCATTTTGCAAGCttatttcagtattatttacatttttatttccgGATTTGTCTTCTGTATTTCCATTGATTCCATTTGGAATGTTTTGTGCATCATTGGGtaatatatttctatttttaggaGAACTTACAGAGTTATTGTCAAAATTCTTATTTGAGCGATTAACCGTGCTATGTGACGTATGCTGTTTTAACTCTTTAAATTCATTTCCTGAATGCTCATTTGataaatgttgttgtttttttctaaacttGTCTAATGTTAGATTTGGTATGTTTTGTGGATTATTGAGTACTTCGTTTTCATTTCCAGGGTAACTTTTAGAATTCTGGGCTTTATTAGGCGGATTCATATTGTTACCATTATCTATAGATTCATTTATCAAATTTTGCTCTTCGTTAGTTGGCGTACCTTGCCGAGAGctattagataaattatttattgcttcagTTCGCT
It encodes:
- the LOC110381916 gene encoding epidermal growth factor-like protein, with translation MRCFVFGLLIILQSSTILTQVCVETQMRYRDVPETYNYTYLEAYEKSFCLFWCTDTRVATAVATRTVRKLVPEQVNVCCEGYIQDETTDNNSIHCKPYCSPSCINGYCKSPGVCTCDLGYMPDIFDAHNCSALCIKGCEHGTCTSPNTCECDQGYELINDVCEPICSDPCEHGACVAPETCQCIPGYKKSEYNICEPYCSGYTAIGECIVTITCEPGWEKVFNGQMEVCEPYCSKPCENSTCVAPDTCECLHGYEKSFYEIRSLDHICQPICSGCEHGTCVSPQTCVCDPGWYKMESSGTCLPHCDEKCDNGRCVAPNTCECLPGYEDKNNTGCVPVCEKCEGSCVAPNTCVCEPPEEAMLVNEEGAPCDCTENCSVEPNRCERTVCVLTTTESVATTEHVEDVEETTKSTILSTTVVPIDLNTVDKPNSDPNVLVIEKVSW